Proteins encoded in a region of the Ziziphus jujuba cultivar Dongzao chromosome 3, ASM3175591v1 genome:
- the LOC107422219 gene encoding polyubiquitin 8: MVKTSETIKNLKDKVNWRFGIPENLQLLFFNGDILRNGQRLVDYGIHKDSNVLNLVINNFVGIKISIKLPWNPVTMVVEAKAEETVRHIKSIIKNKEGIKLEQFTLVYEGKLLEDDSRTLESLNIESEATFHVVLNPKDKLSIRIKMMPTKEIIKIQAKALFTVSDVKSVVWSIVGVSESDQNLIHDGKILEDDKTLAFYEIEDESVLVMF, encoded by the coding sequence ATGGTGAAAACATCAGagacaataaaaaatctcaAAGACAAGGTAAACTGGAGGTTTGGAATCCCAGAAAATCTTCAGCTGCTCTTTTTTAATGGTGATATTCTTAGGAATGGCCAAAGACTTGTTGATTATGGTATTCATAAAGATTCCAATGTTCTTAATCTTGTTATTAACAACTTTGTTGGGATCAAAATATCCATCAAACTGCCATGGAACCCGGTCACCATGGTTGTGGAAGCAAAGGCTGAAGAAACTGTTCGACATATCAAATCGATTATCAAGAACAAGGAAGGGATTAAACTGGAGCAGTTCACTCTAGTTTATGAAGGAAAATTGCTTGAAGATGATAGCAGAACACTGGAATCACTTAACATTGAGAGTGAAGCAACATTTCATGTGGTTTTGAACCCAAAAGATAAGCTTTCAATTCGCATAAAAATGATGCCAACCAAAGAGATTATCAAAATACAAGCAAAGGCTTTGTTTACTGTCAGTGATGTGAAATCCGTAGTTTGGAGCATTGTTGGTGTATCAGAAAGTGATCAGAATCTGATCCATGATGGAAAAATTCTTGAAGATGACAAGACCTTGGCTTTCTATGAAATCGAGGATGAATCTGTTTTGGTGATGTTTTAG